DNA sequence from the Desulfobulbaceae bacterium genome:
TTAAAGTTTGGATCGCTGAAAAGATTAAAGAAGCTGTTTGATCCTGCTCTAAATTCTGTATAAATCACCGGGATTGTCCTCACCTCAAAATCACGGTGTCGCCTGTAGCACATAGTTATAGGCTAGGCCACTACTCATGGAACACCGTAACTCGGTAGGGTGGCAAGAGCTGAAGGGCACATCGTGACCGGCGCAAAACTAAAAAATGTTTGTTGAGTTGATTGGTTTTAACCCGCAAGGCAATTTTCAACTGTTGCTAAAAGCTTTTTTCGCTCAAACGGTTTCCGCAGAGTGCACATAGCCCCAAGCTCTTTGGCTGCTTGTAAATAAGTGTAAGGATCCGCTCTTCCACCACCGGAAATGGCAATTATCTTGGCTTTCGGAAATTCACTTCTCATCTCCATAATAAGCCCAATGCCTTCTTTGTTCGGCATGACCAAATCAGTAATTATCAAGTTGGGTAGGTTCTCACGGTAATGCCGCAAACCAATAACCCCGTCCTCTGCTTCTAAGACCTTATACCCAGCTGACTCCAGCATTTCCCGGAGCATTTCTCTGTAGTCACTGTCGTCGTCAATAACAAGAATTGTGGTCATTTTAAATCCTTTGAGAAATTAAGCTGTT
Encoded proteins:
- a CDS encoding response regulator, whose translation is MTTILVIDDDSDYREMLREMLESAGYKVLEAEDGVIGLRHYRENLPNLIITDLVMPNKEGIGLIMEMRSEFPKAKIIAISGGGRADPYTYLQAAKELGAMCTLRKPFERKKLLATVENCLAG